From one Lotus japonicus ecotype B-129 chromosome 3, LjGifu_v1.2 genomic stretch:
- the LOC130743224 gene encoding uncharacterized protein LOC130743224 isoform X1: MRKKLDTRFPAARIKKIMQADEDVGKIALAVPVLVSKALELFLQDLCDRTYEITLQRGAKTMNALHLKHCVQSYNVFDFLRDIVSTVPDYGHGHGHGNSEGGADDRALPKRRKAAGDDGNDSDEEAKRSKMQLELGHTSSTGKGRGRGRGRGRGRGRGARTVEKETSVHQVESEPCTSIPESSKDFPDTSVAMYNDPESKELSKENIAVPEENAQSLRNIDLNANLNENEDKGASTAAQASLPEPAETEIKHEEIPGWSLSDVDKMAIDNMQLANLGSRVEDDEEDYDEEG; the protein is encoded by the exons ATGAGGAAAAAGCTTGATACTCGTTTCCCTGCG GCTCGGATAAAGAAGATAATGCAAGCAGATGAGGATGTTGGAAAGATTGCACTGGCAGTTCCTGTTTTAGTGT cTAAAGCTCTGGAATTATTTTTGCAAGATCTTTGTGACCGCACTTATGAAATAACTCTTCAGAGAGGAGCAAAGACAATGAATGCATTGCATCT GAAACATTGTGTTCAAAGCTATAATGTCTTTGACTTTTTGAGAGACATTGTCAGCACGGTTCCTGATTATGGGCATGGACATGGCCATGGCAACTCTGAGGGTGGAGCTGATGATCGTGCCCTTCCAAAGAGAAG GAAAGCTGCTGGGGATGATGGCAATGACAGTGATGAAGAAGCTAAGAGGAGTAAGATG CAGCTTGAGTTGGGCCACACTAGCAGTACTGGCAAGGGAAGAGGCCGAGGTAGAGGTAGAGGCCGAGGCCGTGGTCGAGGGGCTCGAACTGTAGAAAAAGAGACTAGTGTACACCAGGTTGAATCTGAGCCTTGCACCTCTATCCCAGAAAGTAGCAAAGATTTTCCTGATACAAGTGTGGCAATGTATAATGATCCAGAATCCAAGGAGTTATCAAAGGAAAACATTGCAGTCCCTGAGGAAAATGCTCAATCTCTCCGCAACATTGATCTGAATGCCAACTTAAATGAAAATGAGGACAAAGGTGCTAGCACAGCTGCTCAGGCCTCATTGCCTGAACCTGCGGAAACAGAGATTAAACACGAAGAAATTCCCGGCTGGTCCCTTTCTGACGTGGACAAGATGGCCATTGACAATATGCAGCTTGCAAACCTTGGTAGTAGagtagaagatgatgaagaagattatGATGAGGAAGGGTAA
- the LOC130743224 gene encoding uncharacterized protein LOC130743224 isoform X2: MRKKLDTRFPAARIKKIMQADEDVGKIALAVPVLVSKALELFLQDLCDRTYEITLQRGAKTMNALHLKHCVQSYNVFDFLRDIVSTVPDYGHGHGHGNSEGGADDRALPKRRKAAGDDGNDSDEEAKRSKMLELGHTSSTGKGRGRGRGRGRGRGRGARTVEKETSVHQVESEPCTSIPESSKDFPDTSVAMYNDPESKELSKENIAVPEENAQSLRNIDLNANLNENEDKGASTAAQASLPEPAETEIKHEEIPGWSLSDVDKMAIDNMQLANLGSRVEDDEEDYDEEG, from the exons ATGAGGAAAAAGCTTGATACTCGTTTCCCTGCG GCTCGGATAAAGAAGATAATGCAAGCAGATGAGGATGTTGGAAAGATTGCACTGGCAGTTCCTGTTTTAGTGT cTAAAGCTCTGGAATTATTTTTGCAAGATCTTTGTGACCGCACTTATGAAATAACTCTTCAGAGAGGAGCAAAGACAATGAATGCATTGCATCT GAAACATTGTGTTCAAAGCTATAATGTCTTTGACTTTTTGAGAGACATTGTCAGCACGGTTCCTGATTATGGGCATGGACATGGCCATGGCAACTCTGAGGGTGGAGCTGATGATCGTGCCCTTCCAAAGAGAAG GAAAGCTGCTGGGGATGATGGCAATGACAGTGATGAAGAAGCTAAGAGGAGTAAGATG CTTGAGTTGGGCCACACTAGCAGTACTGGCAAGGGAAGAGGCCGAGGTAGAGGTAGAGGCCGAGGCCGTGGTCGAGGGGCTCGAACTGTAGAAAAAGAGACTAGTGTACACCAGGTTGAATCTGAGCCTTGCACCTCTATCCCAGAAAGTAGCAAAGATTTTCCTGATACAAGTGTGGCAATGTATAATGATCCAGAATCCAAGGAGTTATCAAAGGAAAACATTGCAGTCCCTGAGGAAAATGCTCAATCTCTCCGCAACATTGATCTGAATGCCAACTTAAATGAAAATGAGGACAAAGGTGCTAGCACAGCTGCTCAGGCCTCATTGCCTGAACCTGCGGAAACAGAGATTAAACACGAAGAAATTCCCGGCTGGTCCCTTTCTGACGTGGACAAGATGGCCATTGACAATATGCAGCTTGCAAACCTTGGTAGTAGagtagaagatgatgaagaagattatGATGAGGAAGGGTAA